GAAACTGCACCATGCAAGAATTAATGAGCATAAAAGGAATTGGACCAGCAAAAGCTGCACAGATTATCGCGGCAGCAGAGTTAGGAAAAAGAATGGCTATTAATGGTCGTAACATAAGGTATCGGATAAAATCTCCTGAAGACATTAGTCGTCTTGTGATGGAAGAACTCAGGTATCTTAATAAAGAAGTGTTTAAGATAATATTGTTGAATACTAAAAATGAAGTAATCAATATAGAAAATATTTCCGTAGGTAGTTTAAATGCATCTATTGTACATCCGCGAGAAGTATTTTTACCAGCTATTCGAAAGAGCAGCTCATCAATAATCTTACTTCATAATCATCCAAGTGGCGACC
This genomic interval from Tindallia magadiensis contains the following:
- the radC gene encoding RadC family protein, with the translated sequence MTSEYSVTIKQMPETERPREKMLLEGPQTLSNAELIGIILSSGTHNQTAVDIGKTVLCQNREGLAYLRNCTMQELMSIKGIGPAKAAQIIAAAELGKRMAINGRNIRYRIKSPEDISRLVMEELRYLNKEVFKIILLNTKNEVINIENISVGSLNASIVHPREVFLPAIRKSSSSIILLHNHPSGDPTPSREDKNITQRLVESGTLLGISVLDHIIIGDNIYTSLRESDEDLFIQ